The following is a genomic window from Bacteroidota bacterium.
ACGTGCACACATCTGATGCGGTTCAAGACCGGCATCATCGAGGCCAAGAAGGTGATTTAAATTTTCTTTTAATTTGGCGAAGAGCATTGAGGAGAATTAAATTCTAAGTGCTCTCTCAATAAATAAAAAAATGTGCCTTGAAAAATTATTTATTTCCCAGATCTTCGTTGCTCTTGTTCACTTTATCTTTCAACCCTTCCTTAAAAGCTGCTACACGTTTCTGAACTTCCAGATTTGATGAACCGATAATTTGTGCAGCAAGAATCCCTGCATTCTGTGCAGCATTAAGAGCAACCGTTGCAACTGGAACTCCATTTGGCATTTGTAAAATAGAAAGAACGGAATCCCAGCCATCAATTGAGTTGGATGATTTGATCGGAACACCTACAACAGGAAGTGGAGTTAGGGAAGCAACCATGCCCGGTAAATGCGCAGCACCACCGGCCCCGGCTATAATGACTTTTAATCCACGGTCAGCAGCGTTCTTTGCATAGTCAAACATGAGTTCAGGTGTGCGGTGAGCAGAAACAATTTGCAGTTCAA
Proteins encoded in this region:
- the purE gene encoding 5-(carboxyamino)imidazole ribonucleotide mutase; translated protein: MKNTIQVGIIMGSQSDLSIMKEAADILTKLEIGFELQIVSAHRTPELMFDYAKNAADRGLKVIIAGAGGAAHLPGMVASLTPLPVVGVPIKSSNSIDGWDSVLSILQMPNGVPVATVALNAAQNAGILAAQIIGSSNLEVQKRVAAFKEGLKDKVNKSNEDLGNK